One window from the genome of Moorena sp. SIOASIH encodes:
- a CDS encoding glycosyltransferase family 4 protein has translation MKITHLAMHEGSGAGRAALRLHEGLLRENVDSSMLVLQKSSQHPSVIKLENLTVLLKKIQARLFGITLRNSLGCNTTFSINATLSLIQNQIKRFNSSIINLHWVGWEYLRVEDLKNFNIPLVWTLQDMWAFTGGCHYDQGCDRYRKFCGSCPQLGSSKESDLSHWVWLRKAKAWEGLNLTLVAPSSWMAKCASSSSLFRYRRVEVIPFCLDTEHYQPLNQQTARKVLNLPEDKQLILFGALSATQDKRKGFHLLLPALQRLSKAGWSDRIELVIFGSSQPENPIDLGFKAHYLGCLDDISLVQAYSAADVMIVPSLQESFGQTASESLACGTPVVAFNGTGLKDIVDHQQNGYLANPFDIEDLATGIAWVVQDRDRYSKLCIHARQKAEQAFSLEVQARRYLSLYNEILDECEVKVRLITP, from the coding sequence ATGAAAATTACACATCTAGCAATGCATGAGGGGTCAGGAGCAGGACGAGCAGCGTTGCGTTTGCACGAGGGATTGCTCAGAGAAAACGTAGACTCTTCAATGCTTGTTCTACAAAAGAGTTCACAGCATCCATCAGTAATTAAACTGGAAAATCTGACCGTTTTATTGAAAAAAATTCAGGCAAGATTATTTGGTATAACTCTCAGGAATAGTTTAGGGTGTAACACCACATTTTCTATCAACGCTACCCTGTCTTTGATTCAGAATCAGATTAAACGTTTTAACTCCAGCATCATCAACCTACATTGGGTAGGTTGGGAATATTTGAGAGTAGAAGACCTCAAAAACTTTAATATACCTCTGGTTTGGACTCTCCAAGATATGTGGGCCTTTACTGGAGGATGTCACTATGATCAAGGTTGCGATCGCTACAGGAAATTCTGCGGTAGTTGTCCTCAATTAGGTAGTAGCAAGGAATCGGATCTCTCTCACTGGGTATGGCTCCGTAAAGCTAAAGCCTGGGAAGGGCTTAACCTAACATTGGTCGCTCCTAGTTCCTGGATGGCCAAATGTGCTAGTTCCAGTTCACTGTTTCGGTATCGACGAGTGGAGGTAATTCCTTTCTGTCTGGACACTGAACACTATCAACCCCTCAATCAACAGACAGCTCGTAAGGTGTTGAATTTACCTGAAGATAAGCAACTTATCCTGTTTGGTGCTCTTAGCGCTACTCAGGATAAACGGAAAGGATTTCATCTATTACTGCCAGCTTTACAACGTCTGAGTAAGGCTGGGTGGTCGGATCGGATTGAGCTAGTGATTTTTGGCTCATCCCAACCGGAAAACCCGATAGATCTTGGCTTTAAGGCTCATTATCTCGGTTGCTTAGATGACATCTCATTGGTACAAGCTTATTCAGCAGCGGATGTGATGATTGTGCCATCCCTTCAAGAATCCTTTGGGCAAACTGCTTCTGAATCCCTTGCTTGCGGTACTCCAGTGGTTGCTTTTAATGGGACTGGATTGAAAGACATTGTGGATCATCAGCAAAACGGCTATCTAGCTAACCCCTTTGACATCGAGGATTTAGCCACAGGGATAGCTTGGGTAGTTCAAGACCGCGATCGCTACTCAAAATTGTGTATTCATGCTCGTCAAAAGGCAGAGCAAGCATTTTCTCTAGAAGTACAAGCACGCCGTTACTTATCCCTTTACAACGAAATTTTGGATGAGTGTGAGGTCAAAGTCCGGTTAATCACTCCGTAA
- a CDS encoding polysaccharide pyruvyl transferase family protein, whose amino-acid sequence MKVGILTFHNTTNYGATLQAYALMQVIQSQGHEVELIDYRPYRVGLAYLKHLYVNKCFRFRYSISNTVKSWKMRQFLLSRMGLSKLKFYRKTSLDSWNPDYDVVVCGSDEIWELGKVIESIPLGTDFCLSYFFDFISNPKTRKVSYAPSCGPTKTFGNHREQVSQLLKNFHAISVRDAHSLKLLSEEYGIQATKVLDPTFLADFKDITASVPIQQKYILVYGALSGDEQNYVKAVADKEGLEIISIGYPCQVADVNRVDIGPEEWLGYYAQASYVFTSFYHGTIFSIIFNKPFTTFSRSTTGDNKSKKVQDLLKDLDLEDRLLNVNRITSPQPQLNLELNFDTSKLQQMIGKSNAYLSQALSA is encoded by the coding sequence ATGAAAGTTGGTATATTAACATTCCACAATACGACAAACTATGGTGCAACTCTCCAAGCTTATGCTCTGATGCAGGTAATCCAGAGTCAGGGTCATGAGGTTGAATTAATTGACTATAGACCTTATCGAGTTGGCCTAGCATACCTAAAACATCTCTATGTCAACAAATGTTTCCGATTCCGCTACTCAATCAGTAATACAGTAAAGTCTTGGAAAATGAGACAATTTTTACTGTCTAGAATGGGATTGAGTAAACTAAAATTTTATAGAAAAACTAGTCTTGATAGTTGGAATCCCGATTATGACGTAGTTGTATGCGGCAGTGATGAAATTTGGGAACTTGGGAAAGTTATTGAATCTATTCCCCTAGGCACTGACTTCTGCTTATCGTATTTTTTCGACTTCATTTCCAATCCCAAAACTCGAAAAGTGAGCTATGCCCCTAGCTGTGGTCCCACAAAAACCTTTGGTAACCATCGAGAGCAAGTTTCCCAACTACTCAAAAACTTTCATGCTATCTCAGTTCGGGATGCCCATAGCCTGAAATTGTTGAGTGAAGAGTATGGTATCCAGGCAACCAAAGTCCTTGATCCTACCTTTCTCGCTGACTTTAAAGACATCACTGCTTCGGTGCCAATTCAACAGAAATATATCTTAGTATATGGTGCCCTGTCTGGGGATGAACAAAATTATGTGAAAGCAGTAGCAGATAAGGAAGGGTTAGAGATTATTTCCATTGGTTATCCTTGCCAGGTTGCCGATGTTAATCGAGTAGATATAGGGCCAGAAGAGTGGCTAGGTTACTATGCCCAAGCATCCTACGTGTTTACAAGCTTCTACCATGGAACTATATTTTCAATTATTTTCAACAAGCCCTTTACTACATTTAGTCGCTCTACCACAGGAGACAATAAATCCAAAAAAGTTCAAGACTTATTAAAAGATTTGGATCTCGAAGACAGACTTTTGAACGTCAATAGGATTACTTCCCCTCAGCCTCAACTAAATTTAGAATTGAATTTTGACACAAGTAAGCTACAGCAAATGATTGGTAAATCTAACGCTTATCTATCTCAAGCCCTAAGTGCCTAG
- a CDS encoding nitroreductase family protein yields the protein MYLFPSANRNYFNIRNTLRSIRKLFDLFKNYYYDFRRFYQKSALLDEYSTKIRHQGRIIAHYHVIEKGLSLKTPRTGFGTDVVNNLLSILNSYQKQYGLDEIGQVALNTLFSYYQFNLSRGQDNQELLNQLNYLKSTIPEKVICRTEGGVKHVVKQDIVKPANFNFREFVNSRHSIRNFASGTVPINLIEDAVSMALRTPSVCNRQTWKVHLFSDAEIKKKVLSHQNGNRGFGDTADKILIVTSDLNYFTVPGERNQGFIDGGMFAMSLIHALHSLGIGTCCLNWSVTYKVDQALHRDAGISDSEIIIMMIAIGQLPEQFCVAQSSRRKVQDILITH from the coding sequence ATGTATTTGTTCCCTTCCGCCAATAGAAACTATTTCAATATTCGCAATACCTTGCGTAGTATCCGGAAACTTTTCGACCTGTTCAAGAATTATTACTATGACTTTAGGAGATTTTACCAAAAATCTGCTCTATTAGATGAATATAGTACAAAAATTAGACATCAAGGACGTATTATTGCTCATTATCATGTGATTGAGAAAGGATTATCCTTAAAAACCCCGAGAACAGGGTTTGGCACAGATGTCGTCAACAACTTACTTTCAATCCTAAACAGTTATCAAAAACAGTATGGATTGGATGAAATCGGACAAGTTGCCTTAAATACGTTATTTAGTTATTATCAATTCAATTTGAGCAGAGGGCAAGATAATCAAGAGTTATTAAACCAGTTAAACTACCTCAAATCAACTATTCCCGAAAAAGTAATTTGTAGAACAGAAGGAGGAGTCAAACATGTTGTAAAACAAGACATTGTTAAACCAGCAAATTTCAACTTTAGAGAGTTTGTTAACTCAAGGCATAGTATCAGAAACTTCGCCTCAGGTACGGTACCAATCAATCTCATAGAAGATGCCGTTTCCATGGCCTTAAGAACTCCTTCCGTTTGTAATCGTCAAACCTGGAAAGTCCATCTTTTCAGTGATGCTGAAATCAAGAAAAAAGTTCTCAGTCATCAAAACGGTAATCGAGGCTTTGGAGACACAGCTGACAAAATACTTATAGTAACCTCTGATCTTAATTACTTTACTGTCCCAGGAGAAAGAAATCAGGGATTTATTGACGGTGGTATGTTTGCGATGTCCCTGATCCACGCACTCCACTCTCTTGGTATAGGTACTTGTTGTTTAAATTGGTCTGTAACCTACAAAGTAGACCAAGCTCTACATCGTGATGCTGGGATTAGTGACAGTGAAATTATTATTATGATGATTGCTATTGGACAATTACCTGAGCAATTTTGTGTAGCTCAGTCTTCTAGGAGAAAAGTACAAGATATTTTAATCACCCATTAA
- a CDS encoding FkbM family methyltransferase — protein MNTELTQKLDDSLSFYKTSRLNRLLKSPNRLLYSTLISAANNKLTMAVPAKATTFFEEEMKVILPEIVSTTIYRYGFFEEGLTTFMLNYLKPEMIFFDVGTHFGFFSLLGSHLVGKNGQVHSFEPTKSTFELLKENTKDKENIVLTNKAVWSDEATLSFNDYGLRNSAFNSVYTSRWIQKAKFKTYDVKALSIDSYIRNTGLAPNFIKIDAESSEYKILKGMERTLTEIKPIVTIEVGDMGVEGAVSTRELITYMVDKGYQALEFKDGKIKNHVICDKYDYNNLCFIPNP, from the coding sequence ATGAATACAGAACTAACCCAAAAACTTGATGATAGTTTAAGCTTCTACAAAACCTCGCGGCTCAATAGGTTATTAAAATCTCCCAATCGCCTGCTGTATTCAACACTGATCAGTGCTGCCAACAATAAGTTAACCATGGCTGTGCCAGCTAAAGCCACAACTTTCTTTGAAGAAGAGATGAAGGTGATATTACCTGAAATTGTATCAACTACCATCTATCGATATGGTTTTTTTGAAGAAGGTTTAACTACATTTATGTTAAACTATCTGAAGCCAGAAATGATTTTTTTTGATGTTGGTACACATTTTGGATTCTTTTCTCTGCTAGGGTCTCATCTGGTAGGGAAAAATGGACAAGTTCATTCCTTTGAACCAACAAAAAGCACTTTTGAATTACTTAAAGAAAATACTAAAGATAAAGAAAATATTGTGCTAACGAACAAGGCAGTGTGGTCTGATGAGGCCACCCTGTCATTTAACGATTATGGGCTCAGAAACTCTGCCTTTAATTCTGTTTATACATCCCGATGGATTCAGAAAGCAAAATTCAAGACATACGACGTTAAAGCATTGTCGATTGATTCCTACATTAGGAATACTGGATTAGCGCCAAACTTTATTAAAATTGACGCAGAAAGCTCCGAATATAAGATTCTGAAAGGAATGGAAAGAACTCTCACAGAAATTAAACCAATTGTAACGATAGAAGTAGGTGATATGGGTGTTGAAGGGGCTGTGTCTACTAGGGAATTAATAACTTACATGGTGGATAAAGGGTATCAAGCACTTGAGTTTAAAGATGGCAAAATTAAAAATCACGTAATCTGTGATAAGTACGATTACAATAATCTTTGCTTCATTCCAAACCCCTGA
- a CDS encoding transposase, whose product MTTPNPLSSGAKASRLSQPNINDYDWQDSRSSNYTSYTSFRKYPNIKISQRNLPHWELAGAIYFVTFSTWEKLELTLEARQVVLDSCLFFNNQRYKTYAVVIMPDHVHWLIQPLPKFDQEYWTLASIIHSIKSYSSKQVAKVMNHIGIVWQDERYDRIMRDEREFLETWNYIRENPVKANLSEIAETYPFFWQMDSVEKSSVK is encoded by the coding sequence ATGACTACCCCCAACCCTCTATCCTCTGGGGCAAAAGCTTCCAGGCTGTCTCAACCCAATATTAATGATTATGACTGGCAAGATTCTCGTTCCAGCAATTATACCAGTTATACCAGTTTCAGAAAGTATCCAAATATTAAAATTAGCCAAAGAAATCTTCCTCACTGGGAATTAGCAGGAGCAATTTACTTTGTGACTTTTAGTACTTGGGAAAAGCTAGAGTTGACGCTAGAAGCCAGACAAGTAGTTCTAGATTCCTGTTTATTCTTCAATAACCAAAGGTACAAAACCTATGCTGTTGTAATTATGCCAGATCATGTGCATTGGTTAATCCAGCCTTTACCAAAATTCGATCAGGAATATTGGACTTTAGCTAGTATTATCCACAGCATTAAAAGCTATAGTTCTAAACAAGTTGCTAAAGTAATGAATCATATCGGTATTGTTTGGCAAGACGAGCGATATGATCGCATTATGCGAGATGAAAGAGAATTTTTAGAAACATGGAACTATATCAGAGAAAATCCTGTAAAAGCTAATTTATCTGAGATTGCTGAAACATATCCTTTCTTCTGGCAAATGGATAGTGTAGAGAAGTCTTCTGTAAAATAA
- a CDS encoding glycosyltransferase codes for MRTAIVMIDISDRKLLVFELAYGGHYASYIRHLAEYWCKQDLPGHLDIVVSPQFVQQHPDVVGIAAKHDHKNLNFVTITPEEAASLIPRKTSIHRAFRSFQEWRLLRKYTTALGTTQCLLLYFDSFQAAVASGATLPCPFSGIYFRPTFHYSTFADYTPSWKNHLQHWRERFIILPRVLHHPKLRNLFCLDSFVVKPMEQFHSKTRILHLPDPVQTYDVPDPNQLEEFKQRLRIAPGRTVFLLFGALYDRRKGIHQVLEAISSLSPTLCNQICLLLVGQLFAKPESPIQQQITDLSQSLPVQIIVQDQFIPEQEVQWYFHSADIILAPYQGHVGMSGTLVQAAAVQKPLLASNYGLMGAITRLWRLGITIDATKPSEIAKGLTQCLLESPEKLCDRSKMKAFAVQNSAERFASILLQDI; via the coding sequence TTGAGAACTGCTATAGTTATGATTGATATTAGCGATCGCAAACTCCTAGTATTTGAACTAGCCTACGGTGGACACTATGCCAGCTATATCCGGCACTTAGCTGAGTATTGGTGTAAACAAGACTTACCAGGTCATCTGGATATCGTTGTCTCACCCCAATTTGTGCAGCAGCACCCTGATGTCGTTGGTATTGCGGCAAAACATGATCACAAAAACCTCAACTTTGTAACCATCACCCCAGAAGAAGCAGCAAGTCTGATTCCTAGGAAAACCTCTATCCATCGCGCTTTCCGTTCCTTTCAGGAGTGGCGATTACTCCGTAAATATACCACTGCCCTAGGGACAACCCAATGTTTGCTGCTGTACTTTGACTCTTTCCAAGCAGCAGTAGCTTCAGGAGCAACACTTCCCTGTCCATTTTCTGGGATTTATTTCCGACCAACATTCCATTACAGCACCTTCGCTGACTATACCCCTTCTTGGAAAAACCACCTACAGCACTGGCGGGAAAGGTTTATTATCCTGCCTCGGGTTCTACATCATCCAAAGCTGCGCAATTTGTTTTGCCTTGATTCGTTTGTGGTCAAACCTATGGAGCAATTTCATAGCAAAACTAGAATCCTTCATTTGCCAGACCCAGTACAAACCTACGATGTCCCTGACCCCAATCAGCTAGAAGAATTTAAGCAAAGATTGAGGATTGCTCCTGGTAGGACAGTCTTTCTTCTGTTTGGAGCACTATACGATAGGCGCAAAGGTATTCACCAGGTACTCGAAGCAATTTCTAGCTTATCCCCTACCCTGTGTAATCAGATCTGTCTGTTGTTAGTCGGTCAACTGTTCGCTAAACCAGAGTCACCGATTCAGCAACAGATTACAGACCTATCTCAATCATTACCAGTACAGATTATAGTCCAGGATCAGTTTATCCCTGAACAGGAGGTGCAATGGTATTTCCATAGTGCAGACATTATCTTAGCTCCTTACCAAGGTCATGTTGGCATGAGTGGCACCCTCGTACAAGCAGCAGCAGTTCAGAAACCTCTTTTAGCATCAAATTACGGTCTGATGGGAGCAATCACTCGCCTTTGGCGACTTGGTATTACCATAGACGCCACCAAACCCAGTGAAATTGCTAAGGGATTGACCCAGTGTTTACTGGAGTCTCCCGAAAAATTATGCGATCGCTCCAAAATGAAAGCTTTTGCAGTGCAGAATTCAGCTGAACGTTTTGCGAGTATTTTACTTCAAGATATATAG
- a CDS encoding ABC transporter ATP-binding protein, with protein sequence MLRYIAKVLYVLGKTKKTLIILLFSFLLVSILEVFGIGLIGPFLSLASKPELIHDHSWLNWIYSHLGLHRESYFIALIGLFIVTIFCIKSFIRWRTQTNVFIFGFRQQGELATKLMGAYLAAPYTFHLGRNSANLIKTVMRETEQFANGVLMPLIILASNAIILVFLTLLLCLNSLTIVVAFLAITFPIVLLFNSFKHKIISWGQQVSQSYENIIRIINHSLGGIKETKIIGCQSYFQNQIAEQARIYADVQGVFFAFKLSPRIVIETILVIFLVGVTSVFLILNQDIQELTAILSIFALASIRLIPAGSNLISGISVLRNSTYSLNKLYSDLKELENLETDNGSKVLAYPVIAEEGQRLRFTKQVVLESVNYRYPNGSDNALTDISLTINKSQSIALIGKSGAGKTTLVDLILGLLKPQEGDMKVDGQSIYDDIRSWQNLIGYIPQSIFLMDDTIEKNIAFGVPEHKINYQRLYQAMAAAQLIDFVEQLPNGVKTMVGERGVRFSGGQRQRIGIARSLYHEKEILVLDEATSALDNETERLVTEAIKSLSGTKTMIIIAHRLSTVEHCDRIYLMDKGYITKSGSYQEVVLEKY encoded by the coding sequence ATGCTAAGATATATAGCCAAAGTTTTATATGTTCTTGGAAAGACCAAGAAAACGTTAATTATATTACTGTTTTCCTTTCTGTTAGTTTCCATATTAGAGGTCTTTGGCATTGGACTAATTGGACCATTTTTAAGTCTAGCGAGCAAGCCAGAGCTGATTCATGACCATTCTTGGTTAAATTGGATTTACAGTCATTTAGGTTTACACAGAGAAAGTTACTTTATCGCTTTAATCGGTTTATTTATTGTTACTATATTCTGTATCAAGTCATTCATCAGATGGCGAACTCAGACTAATGTATTTATATTTGGGTTCAGACAACAAGGAGAGTTAGCTACTAAATTGATGGGGGCATATTTAGCTGCCCCCTATACCTTTCATTTAGGCAGGAATAGTGCTAATTTAATTAAAACTGTGATGAGGGAAACTGAGCAATTTGCGAATGGAGTCCTCATGCCACTTATCATTTTGGCATCCAATGCTATTATTTTAGTTTTTCTAACACTATTACTTTGTCTAAATAGTTTAACAATCGTTGTGGCTTTCTTGGCTATTACCTTCCCCATCGTTTTACTATTTAATTCTTTTAAACATAAGATAATTAGTTGGGGACAACAAGTCTCTCAATCCTATGAAAATATAATTCGGATAATTAACCATAGTTTGGGAGGTATCAAGGAAACAAAAATTATTGGTTGTCAGTCCTATTTTCAAAATCAGATAGCTGAACAAGCACGGATATATGCCGATGTTCAGGGTGTTTTTTTTGCATTCAAACTTTCACCCCGTATCGTTATTGAAACAATTTTAGTAATCTTTTTAGTAGGGGTTACCTCGGTTTTTTTAATTTTAAATCAAGATATACAAGAGCTAACCGCTATTTTAAGTATTTTTGCCTTAGCCTCAATTCGCTTGATTCCAGCAGGGAGCAATTTAATCAGTGGAATCAGTGTGCTGCGGAACTCTACTTATAGTCTCAATAAACTCTACTCTGACCTGAAAGAATTGGAAAATCTGGAAACTGATAACGGGTCCAAGGTTTTAGCTTATCCAGTCATTGCTGAAGAGGGTCAGAGATTAAGGTTTACGAAGCAAGTGGTGCTAGAGTCAGTGAATTACCGCTATCCCAATGGTTCAGATAATGCCCTAACTGATATCTCATTAACGATTAATAAAAGCCAATCAATTGCCCTGATTGGTAAATCAGGAGCAGGTAAGACGACGTTAGTTGATTTAATTTTAGGTCTGTTAAAACCTCAGGAAGGGGATATGAAAGTTGACGGGCAATCCATATATGATGATATTCGTTCTTGGCAAAATCTGATCGGCTATATTCCCCAGTCGATTTTTCTAATGGACGATACTATTGAAAAAAATATTGCTTTCGGGGTTCCAGAGCATAAAATTAACTACCAACGATTATACCAGGCGATGGCAGCTGCTCAACTGATCGATTTTGTTGAGCAACTTCCTAATGGTGTTAAAACTATGGTTGGGGAACGAGGAGTACGTTTTTCTGGTGGTCAACGGCAACGGATAGGAATTGCTCGCTCACTTTACCATGAAAAGGAAATTTTGGTTTTAGATGAAGCGACTTCGGCCTTGGATAATGAAACAGAAAGACTGGTGACTGAGGCAATTAAATCCTTGAGTGGGACTAAAACTATGATTATTATTGCCCACCGCCTGTCTACAGTAGAGCATTGCGATCGCATTTACCTGATGGATAAAGGTTATATTACTAAATCGGGCAGCTATCAAGAAGTAGTTTTGGAGAAGTATTAA
- a CDS encoding tyrosine-protein kinase domain-containing protein, giving the protein MTNTKIKAGDYTQPLSLVKIDQFNEGDEGGLDLGQILGAIGRGTVLIAGITIMVTSGAILKALNEVPVYRAKFEVLTEPVTAESEIISSVPQTLSSRRTQGSIQSKTGAVDETKIKVLKSPRVLSSVVEKLQVRYPDISYESLIENLSIKTNQPNILEVVFQNPDEELVRDVLDLVSKAYLNYSLEERQAETRQGIRFVEEQLPQLQSRVQNQLQRVQKIQQQNNLVDPAMNGQELAKRISGIEKQQLDNQIQLYEAQVLYGELQRELASSVTESAAISVLSENRRYQTILNRLQELDLEIARELVIFRENSPKMENLREQQKNLRSLLGQEGRRVQKELGTTIRELEARDRVLTQVADSLKQQIRQLSVINREYTNIQRELEIATNNLDQFLAKREALRIDVAQKQVPWQLLAPISDPEPSAASVKTNLALGLILGLLLGLGVAVVVDKANNILYTLKELKDITKLPLLGVIPWQKGMGGFAPTLGKQLQWHKAEYWFELFRSVYTNIRLLSSDQPIGSLVISSVMDAEGKSTVATNLALAAAAMGKQVLLVDTNLRSPSLHDSMGLSNQSGLIDVIANDINVEDVIKSSPLEKNLFVMTAGFTPSDPIRLLASEKMQHLMAKLQATFDLVIYDAPPLVGFADTNLLAVHTDGVVLVARLGKLKSSTLEQALGEFRVSGIPIIGVVANGSKKSNYYR; this is encoded by the coding sequence TTGACAAATACCAAGATCAAGGCTGGAGATTATACTCAACCCTTGTCTCTGGTCAAAATCGACCAGTTCAATGAAGGAGATGAAGGGGGATTAGACCTTGGTCAAATCCTGGGTGCTATTGGTCGCGGAACAGTTTTAATCGCTGGAATAACCATTATGGTAACTTCTGGAGCAATACTCAAAGCTCTGAATGAGGTACCAGTGTATCGAGCTAAATTTGAAGTTTTAACTGAACCAGTCACAGCCGAGAGTGAGATTATATCCTCAGTGCCTCAAACCTTGAGTAGTCGTCGCACACAGGGGAGTATTCAAAGCAAGACAGGAGCTGTAGATGAAACCAAGATCAAGGTTTTAAAAAGTCCCCGAGTACTGTCATCGGTTGTGGAAAAGCTTCAGGTGCGATACCCAGACATTAGTTATGAGTCATTAATTGAAAATCTCAGTATCAAAACCAATCAGCCTAACATTTTAGAAGTTGTATTTCAGAATCCAGACGAAGAGCTAGTTAGGGATGTCTTAGATTTAGTATCTAAGGCTTATTTAAACTATAGTTTGGAAGAACGTCAAGCAGAAACTCGCCAAGGAATTCGGTTTGTTGAAGAACAACTGCCTCAACTACAGTCACGGGTTCAAAATCAACTCCAGCGAGTGCAAAAAATTCAGCAGCAGAACAACTTAGTTGATCCGGCCATGAACGGCCAAGAATTGGCTAAGCGGATTAGTGGGATTGAGAAACAGCAACTCGATAATCAAATTCAGCTCTATGAAGCTCAAGTGCTCTATGGTGAGCTACAGCGAGAGTTGGCTTCGTCAGTAACTGAATCCGCTGCTATTTCAGTACTGAGCGAGAATCGTCGCTATCAAACTATACTGAATCGCCTCCAGGAACTAGACCTGGAAATTGCCCGAGAGTTGGTTATATTTCGGGAGAATAGTCCTAAAATGGAGAATCTGCGGGAGCAACAAAAAAATCTGCGCTCTTTGCTAGGTCAAGAAGGGAGGCGGGTTCAGAAAGAATTGGGGACAACTATCCGGGAATTGGAAGCACGAGATCGAGTCTTGACTCAAGTGGCTGATAGCCTAAAGCAGCAAATTAGGCAATTATCTGTCATCAATCGGGAGTACACGAATATCCAACGGGAACTAGAGATTGCTACCAATAACCTGGATCAATTTTTAGCAAAACGAGAAGCATTGCGGATTGATGTTGCTCAAAAGCAGGTACCTTGGCAGTTACTGGCTCCTATCAGTGACCCTGAACCCTCTGCCGCCAGTGTTAAGACAAACTTGGCATTAGGTCTAATTCTGGGTCTGTTGTTGGGTCTAGGAGTAGCTGTAGTTGTAGACAAAGCTAATAATATTCTCTACACCCTTAAGGAACTTAAAGATATCACGAAACTGCCACTGTTGGGGGTAATTCCTTGGCAAAAAGGAATGGGAGGATTTGCTCCTACCTTAGGCAAGCAGCTTCAATGGCACAAGGCGGAGTACTGGTTTGAATTATTCCGCTCTGTCTACACCAATATTCGTCTACTCAGTTCAGATCAACCCATTGGCTCTCTAGTGATCAGTTCAGTGATGGACGCAGAGGGTAAGTCTACGGTTGCTACTAACTTAGCTTTGGCAGCAGCAGCCATGGGTAAGCAAGTACTACTTGTGGATACTAATCTCCGTAGTCCTAGCTTACATGATTCTATGGGGCTGAGCAATCAGTCGGGGTTGATCGATGTGATCGCAAATGACATCAATGTTGAAGATGTGATTAAGTCCTCGCCTCTAGAAAAAAACCTGTTTGTGATGACAGCAGGTTTTACGCCATCAGACCCGATTAGACTGCTGGCCTCTGAGAAAATGCAGCATTTGATGGCAAAATTGCAAGCTACTTTTGACCTGGTAATCTATGACGCGCCTCCTCTAGTGGGATTTGCCGATACTAACCTGCTGGCAGTTCATACCGATGGCGTTGTGCTAGTGGCTCGTCTAGGTAAGCTAAAAAGTTCTACCTTAGAACAAGCATTAGGTGAATTTAGAGTCTCTGGTATTCCTATTATAGGAGTAGTCGCTAATGGCTCCAAAAAATCGAATTATTATAGGTAA